TGCAAATCAGCTCCTATAAATAGGAGCCAGGAGTCCCTCAGTCACATCACACTCCAGCAGCTCCCACAGAGAAaccagctcctcactccaaccAGAATGGCACCCTGCTCCTTCAGCACTGACTACAGCAGCCTCAAGATGTCTCATAAAGTGAGTATCAGGATCAGTGTGTTTATCAAACATCTGTGTGTGGGATTAAAGCCATTTGATTCACTGTTGTTGTGCATCTAGAGCTCTCCACTAACCTGTTTTCTCTCTTTGTGTGCTAACAGCTGAGAAAGCCGGTGGTGGAAAAGATGCGCAGAGATCGAATCAACAGCAGCATCGAGCAGCTCAAGTCTCTCCTGGGCCCAGAGTTCCACAGCCAGGACTCCAGCTCCAAGCAGGAGAAAGCTGACATCCTGGAGATGACAGTTTGCTTCCTGAGACggcagcaccagcaccagtcaGCTAACAGCACATCCTGCTCTTCAGATGTCAGTGAGGGCTACTCCAGGTGTGCGCAAGAGATCGTCAGCTTCCTGTCCCGCTATGTAGTGAAGACATCGTCCCAGAGAAGACTGCTGAGCCATTTCCAAAAGCTGCAGCCTTCCTCTGACAAGAGCAAACCTCAGCTGAGCTCTCCAGcccacaacagcagcagcaaagaGGAGACTGCAGCCAGCAGCGCCCTCTGGAGGCCCTGGTAGAGTCCTGCAGACTGCCTCACAATCACACCAACAGAATTCAACATGTCTCTTGTACAAGGACATGGACAGCGATTCTCAGGATGTAGGAAGTGTTCTTCCTCTTCTGCATGTGCAGGAGGTTTAATGCTCTGCTTTCACTAAGAGAAAGCCTGAAAAGTCTTCAGGACTCTTGCCAATATTTGGTTAAATTAAATATCTTAACTATTTCTTGTCAAAGAAGAAATGTTCCTTTCATGGAAAATGTCCTTGTTTCTACGGTCATTTAATGATGACTGAACAATATTGTGTCTTGTGTTGAGACTCCATATGTGAATGAGATGCACTCTTTACCCAAACTGGGTATCATCTTTAAGTGTTGATGTTATTTGCATCTGGAGAAAAATGCCTCTGTGAAGTTATAGAGGCGATTGTGTATCTATGTACGTGTTTTACTGCATGTACAAAAAATACCTTCTATGAAGGCAAAATTTGATCCTGTAGCATAAGAAATTCTTTATGTTACATATGAATTCCACATCTGGAGTTTGTATAAATTCCTGATAAGATTTCTGTGAAGAAAGTTTTGCTATATTGTTCTAGAATGTTATGATATAATTTTTTTCTAGAAACTACGCTCTAAATGAATACTCATTACTGAGTGAAAATTGTTGAAGTGTTGAAACTTTACAGCCTCTCTTGTCTTTTATAAAGAtgattgtaaaatgtacagCTCCACCGTGGGCTACCTTgtgtcttgaagatgtcttcAAACTGACAGTGATGTGTTTCACTCTAAGAGTGATtattatgaatgaataaattcagTGAAAATGTATCAATTGGTTCTTTGCATCATTTACGACAGAAACTcaacaaaaaagtaatgaagGTGTCAATCAGCATAACAACAGTTCAGCCTTATTAATAGGTAGAGCATCAACATTggacagaaataataataatatttgctgCTATATCATCTGATCCTATTCTGCTTAAATGTATTTGCTTCAGGTGTATCACATCCCgagtgtgtctgactgtagcaTCACAAGTGTGTGCCTGAATCCTCAAGTACAATGGCCAAGTACAtacaatcaaattaaaatgagtcAGTGAGGGCTACTCCAGGTGTGCACAAGAGattgtcagcttcctgtcccgCTATGAAGTGAAGACATCGTCCCAGAGAAGACTGCTAAGCCATTTCCAAAAGCTGCAGCCTTCCTCTGACAAGAGCAAGATTGAGTTTGCACTGCCTCAGCTGAGCTCTCCAGcccacaacagcagcagcaaagaGGAGACTGCAGCCAGCAGCGCCCTCTGGAGGCCCTGGTAGAGTCCTGCAGACTGCCTCACAATCACACCAACAGAATTCAACATGTCTGTTGTACAAGGACATGGACAGCGATTCTCAGGATGTAGGAAGTGTTCTTCCTCTCCTGCATGTGCAGGAGTTATAATGCTCTGCTTTCAGAAAGAGAAAGTGTGAAAAGTCTTCATGAATCTTTCCAATATTTggtgaaatgtaaatattttaactaTTTCTTGTCATATGAGAAATCTTTGTTTACTAGAATACTTCCTTGTTTTCATCATTCTTTACTGATGattataaatattttgtcatttgctGAGACTTCATCTTTGAATTAGATGAACCCTTTTCCCAAACTTGGTGTTGCCTTAGAATATTGATTTTGATTGCATCTGAGTTACACTGCTTCTCTAAAGGCATTTGAAGGCTATTGTGTCTCTAAGAATGCGTTCTATTGCATGTGAAAAAAGATCTTTTATGAACGTAAAATTTGATGTTGTAGCTTATACATGCTTTCTGGAGGATAATTATTCCACATCTGGAAATTGAGTACTGGCATCGATGCCTGTTAATCTCTTCATTGAGGACATTTTGCTGAATTAATGTTTTAGGATTTTAAAACTGCTCTAAAAATGAATACTCATTACTGAGTGAATATTGTTAATAAGTGTTGACACTTTCCACTCTTGTCTTTTATAAAGAtgattgtaaaatgtacagCTCCACTGTGAGCTACCTTgtgtcttgaagatgtcttcAAACTGGCAGTTTCACTCTAAGAGTGATTTCTATGactgaataaattaaatgcaaaatgtatctCTTGCTTCTTTGCCTCATTtattcatacacaaactcaaTGAAACAGAAGTGCAGGTGCTACTCAGCACAATGAAGGTTAAACATTTAGGAAAAGACACATGTGCAGATAATTTCTATGAGATTACAAACATTAATATTCTAGGAAAATTAGGACATCTGAAAAGTGCATGGCAGTTAGCCACAGTGTTAAATAGAAAttattttctgcataccactgctctaatctgtggttatttgtgctactgtcaccttcctgtcagctttgaccagtctggcccttctcctctgacctgtctcattaaaaatgtgttcttgcctgcagacctgctgcttactggatgtttttggaccattctctgcaaactctagagactgttgtgtgtgaatatcccaggagatcagcggtttctgacatattcaaacctccctgtctggcacccacaagcattccatggtcaaagtcactcagatcacttagatttcttccccattctgacatttggtctgaaaaacagctgaaccttctcgaccatgtctgcatgcttttatgcatgctgccacatgattggctgattaaatatttgcattacaagCTTGTGGACAGGTCTActtcataaagtgctcacctaaagtgctcactgagtgtattttgaaAGTAAGTACACAATTGTTTTGCTGAAactgcattcattttaatttgaaaacttGAAACCCACTGGTGTCTGTAAATGGGAAACTTAAATTTACTAATTTATTGTTTCCACAAATAACATTGACACACAGCAGGTATAAAATCCAGTGCCTCACCTGTAAcactgcagctgttgggctgaAATGTCTCAGGCCAGTTGGTGCTTTTGTGCTGGGCCAGCCATAAGACCTTCGGCCCACACAATGAGGGACCCAGCCCCACAACGACTGTGATGTGTAATAAGACACACGTCTTTTGTGCTCCATTGAGTGCAGTGAATGGAGGGAGTGTGGGAAACAGAAGAAAACTCTCTCTCAGAGCCCAACAGGGACAGAAGCTGCTGAGACCACAGACCTACAGCCAGTGAGCAATATGACAACTGAATGTGCAAAATGCGGAATTACATGGTTTACGTTtactttatatattttatataaagcCATCTTGTGAGTAAGAACAACTGACAAAATCTTGGAGAGAACCTCACCTTGGATCCTGTAGTATAGGGGAACtataaatacaatttcacaTTTATGGAACCAGATTATAATTTATTGATTACTTGGCGTTAGTTACCCAGCTTCAGTTAGTTTAAGTAAAAGAAAACATggcttgtttttt
Above is a genomic segment from Conger conger chromosome 10, fConCon1.1, whole genome shotgun sequence containing:
- the LOC133139322 gene encoding transcription factor HES-5-like translates to MAPCSFSTDYSSLKMSHKLRKPVVEKMRRDRINSSIEQLKSLLGPEFHSQDSSSKQEKADILEMTVCFLRRQHQHQSANSTSCSSDVSEGYSRCAQEIVSFLSRYVVKTSSQRRLLSHFQKLQPSSDKSKPQLSSPAHNSSSKEETAASSALWRPW